Proteins from one Rhinoraja longicauda isolate Sanriku21f chromosome 41, sRhiLon1.1, whole genome shotgun sequence genomic window:
- the LOC144611771 gene encoding histone H2AX, which yields MSGRGKTGGKARAKAKSRSSRAGLQFPVGRVHRLLRKGNYAERVGAGAPVYLAAVLEYLTAEILELAGNAARDNKKSRIIPRHLQLAVRNDEELNKLLGGVTIAQGGVLPNIQAVLLPKKTGGANK from the coding sequence ATGTCTGGACGAGGAAAAACCGGCGGCAAAGCTCGGGCCAAGGCCAAGTCCCGCTCATCCCGGGCCGGGCTGCAGTTCCCGGTGGGCCGTGTCCACCGGCTCCTGAGAAAGGGCAACTATGCTGAGCGGGTGGGTGCCGGAGCCCCGGTCTATCTGGCTGCTGTGCTCGAGTATCTGACGGCTGAAATCCTGGAACTGGCCGGCAACGCGGCCCGGGACAACAAGAAGTCCCGCATCATCCCCCGACACCTACAACTGGCCGTCCGCAACGACGAGGAGCTCAACAAGTTACTGGGAGGGGTGACCATCGCTCAGGGCGGGGTGTTGCCCAATATCCAGGCCGTGCTGTTGCCCAAGAAAACCGGTGGAGCCAACAAGTAA